DNA sequence from the Streptomyces sp. HUAS 15-9 genome:
CTCCGCCGCGCAGGCGCAACCGGCCACCACCAGCGCGCAGCCACCCACCACACCCTCAGCGCCATGACGATGGGGCGGCCCCTGGCGAAAGGAGCCGCCCCATCGTGATATGTCCGCGCCCGCCGCGGACGCGCCCCGCAAGGGGCGCGGGGAACTGCGCGACCAGCCACGTGCGGCTCGCAGTTGCCCACCGCGCTCTGAGCGGAGCGGTTACTTACCCTTGGCCGCTTCCTTGAGCTTCGAGCCCGCGGAGACCTTCACGCTGTAGCCGGCCGGGATGTTGATGGGCTCACCGGTCTGCGGGTTGCGCGCGGTGCGAGCGGCACGGTGGGTGCGCTCGAAGGTCAGGAAGCCGGGGATGGTGACCTTCTCGTCGCCCTTGGAGACGACGTCGCCGACGACCTCGGCGAACG
Encoded proteins:
- a CDS encoding HU family DNA-binding protein, whose translation is MNRSELVAALADRAEVTRKDADAVLAAFAEVVGDVVSKGDEKVTIPGFLTFERTHRAARTARNPQTGEPINIPAGYSVKVSAGSKLKEAAKGK